The Flammeovirga yaeyamensis genome segment CCGCTAGTGTTCTTAAGAATACAATCTCGACAGAGGATAATGTAATGTAGATATTAATGATTGGTATCATAGATGAACACATAATCCAGAAATGCAATTCAGCATAAGCGGTTTTGTCACCTGTAAAACCAAGTTTTTTGAAAATTGATTCTAAAGCCAATGTAGAATAAGTTTTATTAAAAAATTATCTATTCTCCTGAGTACGACTCAAAATATTTTATCGATATCAAGTTATTAATTTAGTCTAAAAAATTTGAAGACATATATATTTTAATGATTTTCTTCTTTAAATCTCTTTTCACCCGCTTTGATCTCTACATTTATCATATTCTCAAAAGGAGGAAGAGGGCAGTCAAAACTGTCATTGTAAGCACAATAAGGATTGTAAGCCATATTAAAATCAATATACGTTTGCATTTGTCCTTTTTTAATACCGTGTAATTCAATATATCTTCCCGCACCGTAAGTTTCTGTATCAGCCGTTAGGTCTCTAAAAATTACCATCAATAAATCTTTTGTGAGAGGAGTAGGAAGAACAGCTTTTAGTAAAGTAAGTTTGACAGTTTCTCCATTTACTTTAAATGTTGCAACACAAGATTTATAATATTCTCTTGCTTTTTCTTGAGTAGTATTTATTCTTATTTTATTAGGTTTATCTGCCCATTCTAATTGTGCATTTACACGGTAAGAGTAATCGACAGGGTAATAATTTAAATGCTCAAAAGAAGCCATTTCTACCTCACTTAAAGGACTTTCATTTTTATTTTTAAAGATTTTATCCTTGTCAGTTCTTTCTTTTAATATACGTTCAGTATACTTTGTTTGGCCTTCCTCTGATTTAGAAGAGAACAAAATATTTCCAATATAACCCAATATTGCTACCCCAATGATAACTTTTAAAACGGAACTTGTTTTCATTAATTTATTCTTAAATATTATTTCTGAGTGTAAAATTATCATTTAATTACTTTCATAAAAGCAGTTTCACGATTATTTTATTGCACAATATTAATAAATAATTGTATATTGCAAATACAATCATTACTGAACACTAATTAACTACCCTATTGCTAATGATGGCACAACCTAATCACATAAATAATTTAGTAGACAATGTCTCTAAAGAGTTGTTGTTTGAGGGATTTTTGTCTGGATTCAGGCATTACGCACTTGATGATCAAGAGTGGGAAATTATGCGTCAGAATTTGAAGTTAATAAGACATGCAACAAACCCGCATGACGAAAATGCCATTGCTGTTTTTGCCAATTCTATGATGATTGGCTATGTTCCTAAAACTCATTCAGAAGTTATTGCGAATTACATCGATAAAGGAGAAAATATTATACCTGAATTAATTGATGTTAACCCAGAGGCCACTAGCCAAGAAAAAGTATACTTTAGAATCTGGAATTATAAAGTAAAACTTTCATCATAATAATATTTTAAAATCAGTAAGTCTTTTTTCTGTTTTTAGCTTCTTTTTCTCAACTTCAGCACCGGTTTTTTATTTTCAAACAATTCCTCTGGCATCACTTCTTCAAGCACTTGTTGCAGTTGAGATTGTGTTTCCAAGTTCTTCACCAATTCAATAAGGTTGATATTTGAAATTTCTTCTTTAAAATACTTTCTTAAGCTTCTATTTAAAGGCTTTCTTTCTTTATACTGTTGAATGATTAATTCTTTTAGATCAGTGTTTCCCCAATGCATTTGATGATAAAGCAAATCGGCATTACGAAGATATTGGGTATTATTCAATTTAATGTCTTTCCCTTTTTCGTATTCATCTTCACCAATTACTTCTAAGTTTACCTCTTCATTCATCAATTGAATGGATGAAGCATATA includes the following:
- a CDS encoding HIRAN domain-containing protein, which gives rise to MAQPNHINNLVDNVSKELLFEGFLSGFRHYALDDQEWEIMRQNLKLIRHATNPHDENAIAVFANSMMIGYVPKTHSEVIANYIDKGENIIPELIDVNPEATSQEKVYFRIWNYKVKLSS
- a CDS encoding DUF1684 domain-containing protein, translating into MKTSSVLKVIIGVAILGYIGNILFSSKSEEGQTKYTERILKERTDKDKIFKNKNESPLSEVEMASFEHLNYYPVDYSYRVNAQLEWADKPNKIRINTTQEKAREYYKSCVATFKVNGETVKLTLLKAVLPTPLTKDLLMVIFRDLTADTETYGAGRYIELHGIKKGQMQTYIDFNMAYNPYCAYNDSFDCPLPPFENMINVEIKAGEKRFKEENH